The following is a genomic window from Chloroflexaceae bacterium.
CGCCGAGTTCGCCCGCCTGGGGCGGGAACTGCGCGACCTGATTGACCAGAACGTAGACAGCGTGCGCTGCTACCGCCTGGATCAGGAGGCCGTGCGGCGGATCGCGATCTACGGCATCGGCCGGCTGACGGCGGAGCCAGGG
Proteins encoded in this region:
- the cas2 gene encoding CRISPR-associated endonuclease Cas2; amino-acid sequence: MFTIISYDIVDDKRRTKVMKLLKGYGSRVQYSVFECDLNPAEFARLGRELRDLIDQNVDSVRCYRLDQEAVRRIAIYGIGRLTAEPGHYWV